A single genomic interval of Camelina sativa cultivar DH55 chromosome 11, Cs, whole genome shotgun sequence harbors:
- the LOC104724145 gene encoding uncharacterized protein At1g66480-like, translating to MGNTIMVRRNKVKVMKIDGDIFRLKTPVTASDATKEYPGHVLLDPETVKWLGVRAKPLEPNKILRPNKTYFLVDLLLVDKRNKLPYRRVMSGNIHVGAKERLEMLMLSRRTVSDIGVGSLECGDGPGPGRTRVTLRLPRSHITKLMGDCQDASEVAARIARVHLESSGEIQAGDNDGLRRKIGIFEKKNHYKAQEKHVSFAEKGGRAEIVVL from the exons atggGAAACACTATAATGGTGAGAAGAAACAAGGTGAAAGTTATGAAGATCGACGGTGATATTTTCCGGCTCAAAACTCCGGTAACAGCGAGTGACGCCACGAAGGAGTATCCCGGACATGTGCTGCTAGACCCGGAGACCGTGAAATGGTTAGGAGTTCGCGCCAAACCGCTAGAGCCAAATAAGATCTTAAGGCCGAATAAAACGTATTTTCTGGTGGACCTTCTGTTGGTAGATAAGAGGAATAAGCTTCCCTACCGGAGAGTTATGTCTGGTAATATACATGTTGGCGCCAAGGAGCGTCTAGAGATGTTAATGCTTTCTAGGAGAACGGTTTCCGACATCGGTGTCGGTAGTTTAGAATGTGGAGATGGGCCTGGACCTGGGCGGACGAGGGTGACACTAAGGCTACCTAGGTCTCACATCACGAAGTTAATGGGAGACTGCCAAGATGCTTCCGAAGTCGCGGCCAGGATTGCAAGAGTTCATTTGGAGAGCTCCGGTGAGATACAAGCCGGAGATAACGATGGCTTACGTCGGAAAATTGGAATCTTTGAGAAAAAGAACCATTACAAAGCACAAGAG AAGCACGTAAGTTTCGCAGAGAAAGGAGGGAGAGCAGAGATCGTTGTTTTATAA
- the LOC104724144 gene encoding 5-oxoprolinase: MGTVIEGKLRFCIDRGGTFTDVYAEIPGHSDGRVLKLLSVDPSNYDDAPVEGIRRILEEYTGKKIPRTSKIPTDKIQWIRMGTTVATNALLERKGERIALCVTKGFKDLLQIGNQARPDIFDLTVAKPSNLYEEVIEVDERVELALDGDDDDDSGSLIKGVSGELLRVVKPFDEEGLKPLLKGLLDKGISCLAVVLMHSYTFPKHEMAVEKLALELGFRHVSLSSALTPMVRAVPRGLTATVDAYLTPVIKEYLSGFISKFDDDLGKVNVLFMQSDGGLAPESRFSGHKAVLSGPAGGVVGYSQTLFGLETEKPLIGFDMGGTSTDVSRYDGSYEQVIETQIAGTIIQAPQLDINTVAAGGGSKLKFQFGAFRVGPDSVGAHPGPVCYRKGGDLAVTDANLVLGFVIPDYFPSIFGPNEDQPLDVAATRVAFEKLAGQINSYRKSQDPSAKDMTVEETAMGFISVANETMCRPIRQLTEMKGHETKNHALACFGGAGPQHACAIARSLGMKEVLVHRYCGILSAYGMGLADVIEDAQEPYSAVYGPETLSEAYRRENLLLGEVRKKLQEQGFEDENISTETYLNIRYDGTDTAIMVKGKKTGDGSAFDYAAEFLKLFEQEYGFKLQNRDLLICDVRVRGIGVTSILKPRAVEAAPGTPKVERHYKVYFEGGWHDTPLFKLENLGFGHEIPGPAIIMNGNSTVIVEPQCKAIITKYGNIKIEIESATSSVKLAENVADVVQLSIFNHRFMGIAEQMGRTLQRTSISTNIKERLDFSCALFSPDGGLVANAPHVPVHLGAMSSTVRWQLKHWGENLNEGDVLVTNHPCAGGSHLPDITVITPVFDNGKLVFFVASRGHHAEVGGITPGSMPPFSKAIWEEGAAIKSFKVVEKGVFQEEGIVKLLQFPSSDETTIKIPGTRRIQDNLSDLQAQIAANQRGIALIKELIEQYGLGTVQAYMKYVQLNAEEAVREMLKSVAIRVSSETPKSRVGNSVTIEEEDYMDDGSVIHLKLTIDAEKGEAFFDFTGTSPEVYGNWNAPEAVTSAAVIYCLRCLVNVDIPLNQGCLAPVEIRIPAGSFLSPSEKAAVVGGNVLTSQRVTDVVLTAFQACACSQGCMNNLTFGDDTFGYYETIGGGCGAGPTWDGTSGVQCHMTNTRMTDPEIFEQRYPVLLHRFGLRENSGGNGLHKGGDGLVREIEFRKPVVVSILSERRVHSPRGLNGGQNGVRGANYLITRDKRRIYLGGKNTVHVEAGDILQILTPGGGGFGADV, translated from the exons ATGGGGACTGTAATTGAAGGGAAGCTGAGGTTTTGTATAGACAGGGGAGGTACATTCACTGATGTGTATGCTGAGATTCCAGGGCATTCTGATGGACGTGTGTTGAAGCTTTTATCAGTGGATCCATCGAACTACGATGATGCTCCAGTTGAAGGAATCAGGAGGATACTTGAGGAGTACACAGGGAAGAAGATACCAAGAACGTCTAAGATACCTACTGATAAGATTCAGTGGATCAGGATGGGTACAACTGTGGCAACTAATGCGTTGTTGGAGAGGAAAGGGGAAAGGATAGCTTTATGTGTTACTAAAGGGTTTAAAGATTTGTTGCAGATTGGTAATCAAGCTCGGCCTGATATCTTTGATCTTACTGTGGCGAAACCGTCGAATCTTTATGAAGAGGTGATTGAGGTTGATGAAAGAGTTGAGCTTGCgcttgatggtgatgatgatgatgattcagggTCTTTGATTAAAGGAGTTTCTGGTGAGCTTCTTAGAGTTGTGAAGCCGTTTGATGAAGAAGGTTTGAAACCGTTGTTGAAGGGTTTGCTTGATAAAGGGATAAGTTGTTTGGCTGTTGTTTTGATGCACTCGTATACTTTTCCAAAGCATGAGATGGCTGTTGAGAAGTTGGCTTTAGAGTTGGGTTTTAGACATGTGTCCTTGTCTTCTGCGTTGACACCCATGGTTCGGGCTGTTCCTCGGGGTCTAACAGCCACTGTGGATGCTTACCTGACACCGGTGATTAAAGAGTATTTATCCGGTTTCATTTCCAAGTTTGATGATGATCTTGGGAAAGTGAATGTTCTATTTATGCAATCTGATGGAGGCTTGGCACCGGAAAGTAGGTTTTCAGGGCACAAAGCTGTGTTATCAGGTCCAGCAGGAGGAGTTGTTGGTTACTCACAGACACTTTTTGGTCTTGAAACTGAGAAACCGCTGATTGGATTTGATATGGGTGGTACATCAACAGATGTTAGCCGTTATGATGGAAGTTATGAGCAAGTCATAGAAACTCAGATTGCTGGGACAATCATACAAGCGCCACAACTTGACATAAACACTGTTGCTGCTGGTGGTGGGTCGAAACTAAAGTTTCAGTTTGGTGCTTTCCGGGTAGGACCTGATTCTGTGGGTGCGCACCCAGGTCCAGTTTGCTACCGGAAAGGAGGGGACTTAGCAGTTACTGATGCAAACCTCGTTTTGGGGTTTGTTATTCCTGATTATTTTCCATCCATCTTTGGGCCTAACGAAGATCAACCCTTAGATGTAGCAGCAACACGAGTAGCATTTGAAAAGCTTGCAGGACAGATTAATTCATATAGAAAGAGCCAGGATCCATCTGCTAAGGACATGACAGTGGAGGAAACAGCAATGGGATTTATTAGTGTTGCTAATGAGACGATGTGTCGTCCCATACGGCAACTGACAGAGATGAAGGGTCATGAAACAAAGAATCATGCACTTGCATGCTTTGGAGGTGCTGGACCGCAACATGCTTGTGCAATTGCTAGGTCTTTGGGCATGAAAGAAGTTCTTGTTCACAGATACTGCGGAATTTTGAGTGCTTATGGAATGGGTTTGGCAGATGTTATTGAAGATGCTCAGGAGCCATATTCAGCTGTTTATGGCCCTGAAACTCTTTCAGAGGCCTATAGAAGGGAAAATCTATTACTAGGAGAAGTGAGAAAGAAGCTCCAGGAGCAGGGTTTTGAGGATGAAAATATCTCCACTGAGACGTATTTGAATATAAGATATGACGGCACAGATACAGCGATCATGGTAAAGGGTAAAAAAACTGGAGATGGCTCGGCATTTGATTATGCTGCAGAGTTTCTCAAGCTTTTCGAGCAAGAGTATGGATTTAAACTTCAAAACAGAGATCTCCTCATATGTGATGTTCGGGTTAGGGGAATTGGAGTGACTAGTATATTAAAACCACGGGCAGTTGAAGCTGCCCCTGGTACTCCTAAGGTTGAGAGGCACTACAAGGTTTACTTTGAAGGTGGATGGCATGACACACCGTTGTTCAAGTTGGAGAACTTAGGTTTTGGCCATGAGATTCCTGGCCCTGCGATCATCATGAACGGGAATAGTACAGTTATTGTAGAACCTCAGTGCAAAGCCATCATCACAAAATATGGGAACATTAAAATCGAGATAGAGTCTGCAACTAGCAGTGTAAAGCTTGCAGAGAATGTTGCAGATGTTGTTCAGCTGTCCATCTTCAATCACAGATTCATGGGTATAGCTGAGCAAATGGGAAGAACCTTGCAACGTACTTCCATATCAACAAATATCAAGGAAAGGTTGGATTTTTCTTGCGCCTTGTTTAGTCCTGATGGCGGCTTAGTTGCTAATGCGCCACATGTTCCAGTTCATCTGGGTGCCATGTCGAGTACAGTTCGCTGGCAGCTCAAACATTGGGGTGAAAATCTGAACGAAGGAGATGTTTTAGTAACTAATCATCCTTGCGCCGGTGGTAGCCATTTGCCTGATATAACCGTTATCACGCCTGTTTTTGACAACGGGAAGCTTGTGTTCTTCGTGGCTAGTAGAGGTCACCATGCAGAAGTTGGAGGCATAACTCCAGGAAGCATGCCCCCGTTCTCAAAGGCTATTTGGGAAGAAGGTGCTgctataaaatcatttaaagttGTTGAAAAAGGTGTTTTCCAGGAAGAAGGAATCGTTAAACTTCTTCAATTCCCTTCTTCTGATGAGACAACAATTAAGATTCCGGGAACCAGAAGGATTCAGGACAATCTATCGGATCTTCAAGCTCAGATAGCTGCAAACCAAAGAGGAATTGCTCTAATTAAAGAGCTGATTGAGCAATATGGACTTGGAACTGTTCAGGCTTACATGAAATACGTGCAGCTTAACGCAGAAGAAGCAGTGAGAGAAATGCTTAAGTCTGTTGCTATTAGAGTCTCATCGGAAACGCCTAAATCAAGGGTTGGTAATTCCGTGACCATAGAAGAAGAGGATTACATGGATGACGGATCCGTGATTCACTTAAAACTCACAATCGATGCTGAAAAAGGAGAAGCCTTCTTTGATTTTACAGGCACAAGCCCGGAAGTCTACGGTAACTGGAATGCCCCAGAAGCAGTTACATCTGCAGCAGTTATTTACTGCCTCCGCTGTCTGGTTAATGTTGACATTCCACTAAACCAAGGCTGCTTAGCTCCGGTTGAAATTCGCATACCCGCTGGTTCTTTCCTGTCTCCAAGCGAGAAAGCAGCTGTTGTTGGAGGCAACGTTCTAACATCCCAGAGAGTTACAGATGTTGTTCTAACAGCTTTCCAGGCTTGTGCTTGTTCCCAAGGATGCATGAATAATCTCACATTTGGAGACGACACATTTGGGTACTATGAGACCATTGGTGGAGGATGCGGAGCTGGACCGACATGGGACGGGACAAGCGGAGTCCAATGCCATATGACTAACACTCGGATGACTGATCCCGAGATCTTCGAGCAAAG GTACCCTGTTCTGTTGCATAGATTTGGATTGAGAGAGAATAGTGGAGGCAATGGGTTGCATAAAGGAGGGGATGGATTAGTGAGAGAGATAGAGTTTAGAAAGCCTGTGGTGGTTAGTATCCTCTCAGAGAGACGAGTTCACTCGCCACGTGGATTGAACGGTGGCCAAAACGGAGTTCGTGGAGCAAACTATCTCATCACTAGAGACAAACGGAGAATCTACCTTGGTGGTAAGAATACCGTACACGTGGAAGCCGGTGACATCCTACAGATTCTTACCCCGGGCGGTGGTGGATTTGGCGCCGATGTTTAA
- the LOC104724143 gene encoding putative aquaporin NIP4-1, with the protein MYFSQHCLPYPKVDSGDDCGVVVVNVLYGGTVTFPGICVTWGLIVMVMIYSTGHISGAHFNPAVTVTFAIFRRFPWYQVPLYIGAQFAGSLLASLTLRLMFKVTPEAFFGTTPADSPARALVAEIIILFLLMFVISGVATDNRAVGELAGIAVGMTIMLNVFVAGPVSGASMNPARSLGPALVMGVYKHIWVYIVGPVLGVMSGGFVYNLIRFTDKPLRELTKSGSFLRSISPSHKASSSKS; encoded by the exons ATGTACTTCTCCCAGCATTGTCTGCCTTACccaaaag TTGATAGCGGAGATGATTGTGGAGTGGTGGTAGTGAATGTGTTGTATGGTGGAACAGTAACGTTTCCAGGAATCTGTGTAACTTGGGGTCTCATTGTTATGGTCATGATTTACTCTACCGGTCACATCTCCGGTGCACATTTTAATCCTGCCGTTACCGTCACTTTCGCCATTTTCCGGCGGTTCCCTTGGTATCAG GTACCATTGTATATAGGTGCACAATTTGCGGGATCGTTACTAGCGAGTTTGACACTAAGACTAATGTTCAAAGTCACACCCGAAGCTTTCTTTGGAACCACTCCGGCTGATTCACCTGCACGAGCACTCGTCGCagaaattattatcttattccTCCTCATGTTTGTTATCTCCGGCGTAGCCACTGATAATCGCGCC GTCGGAGAATTAGCTGGAATTGCAGTTGGGATGACTATAATGTTGAACGTCTTTGTGGCCGG ACCAGTGTCGGGAGCATCAATGAATCCAGCGCGAAGTCTAGGACCAGCATTAGTGATGGGAGTATATAAACACATATGGGTTTACATTGTTGGTCCTGTCCTCGGAGTCATGTCCGGAGGTTTTGTTTATAACCTTATCAGATTTACCGATAAGCCACTCCGAGAACTCACTAAGAGCGGTTCTTTCCTCCGTAGCATTTCCCCAAGCCACAAAGCTTCTAGTTCTAAGAGCTAA